CgccttctctcctcctcctcctctctctttctctctcccctcTCATCTCCTTTCCCCATTTCCGTCCCTTTATATCCCTCTCCCCTTCCCCCCAAACCCTAACCTCGCCCAATTCCACCTCCACCACTCCGATGACGATCGATCTCCCTTGCGACGGCGACGGCATCTGCATGGTTTGCAAGGCGGCGCCGCCGGAGGCGGAAATGGTGCACTGCTGCACCTGCGCCTCCCCCTGGCACGCCCAGTGCTTGTCCAAGCCCCCCGAGTCCATGGCCGTCGTTGCCCGGTGGCAGTGTCCCGACTGCGACGCGCCCGAAGAGGGCTTCGTTTCTGCCCCGGCTGCCGCTCCGTCGGGCGGAAACGCCGAACTCATCGCCGGCATACGGGCTATCGAGGCCGATGGACTGTTGACGGAGGCGGAGAAGGCTAGGCGGAGGCAGGCGCTCCTTGGAGGCGGCGTGGCTGCCGCGCAGGTTGACGATGAGGAGgagtcaaagaagaagaaaggaaaagcGAGTGACGATGTTCTTGAGCTACTCGACGAGAAGTTTAATTGCGCCTTCTGCATGCAGCTGCCGGAGCGCCCCGTAACTGTGAGAAAACTTCTTCCGCTGTTTATGTGATTTTCATGCCAAATTTGTTGACTTCATGAATGCTGAAGACCTGGTTAAAGATGGGGATGTCTAGCTGTTGCTCTACATGTTGACTATTCTTTTTCATGGAGCAATACATTTAAAGATTTTCGATTCTATGTTTTCCCCCTCCTTTCAGTTTGTTCTAGCCTCGTGTAAACGTTCTTCATCCTTTATAGTAATCTTTGCTGATTCATTTGAAATAAATGAATTCTGGGATCCATGTATATATGTGTCCTTTTATTCGATTACTGTAAATGAAATTCTttcaattaatttcttataatTGTTTTGTTTGGTCCGTGAGCACAATTTTTGGTTTAGCCATATTCAATGGGTAGGATAGATGTAGACCTTCATATTAGGTCTTGTTAATGGCTTTCTTGCCGGCAACGGCTATGTCAATCAATGTTTGGCATGGTGTATCCCATCTGTGTGTTTGATGTGCAAAAACATATTGATAAAACATGGTTTGTGGCTATCAAAACAAGAAGTCCAAtacctggaaaaaaaaaaagtaatgggAACAAACAAATAGTTGACCATGACCTCATGCTTCTCCTTGGGTTTCCTTGCATTGATATGACCATATATTCTTTTCAGTTGTGCAAACTATATCACTCAAACTGATTCGAGGACACTAGTATTATGGAAGCAAGTGAGTTATGGTCTCTctcatatttgataaataataatgaaaataactatatttatttatacaagCATGACATGCTTGTGTAATTTGGAGTGTTGTCTTGGAACCTATTATGTCATTTTGACTGAGTTATGTATTGAATGACATCAATAATTATGCATCTGGCAGGTGCTTTTGATTATCATGTTCATAAAGAAGGGCTAAGGAATGAGCCTAGGTCAGTATTGTGTATTAGACTACATCCATTACTTGCAGTCTTCTGGCCATCTGATGGCTATGGTTATAGTAAATTCTGAGTTTATATTGTATTATTATGATGCTTCATTTAGTTTGAAGTATCTGATAAGAATCTCAAACTGAATAACCCTTCTTGGTAAGGTTTGggccaatgtttttttttttataatttcatcagACCAGATGTGTAATTGCAAATATTGTAAATTTGGGATCCACTTATTGTATTATTATGTGGCATTTGACGTGCTTCCAAGTGGATAATGTGATTAATTTGGCTATTGTTATTCAGTTTGTAAACTTTTTGCAATATGTTCACAACAATGATACTTATAATTCAGCTGAGAAAAGCCTGACTTTGGCTCAAGAATTTATGCAATTCATTTGGTTGCTTCTGTAAATAAAATAGAGACCACATTGGTAtttcttgataaatattttgttATTAGAAGTCTTGAAATTTCCTTGAATTTGTTTGTGTTGTTCACAAagcttataattatattattacggttgattttaaatctttttgaaatttgaaatgtGCTGATATCTGTAGGTTCGTAATGTCCATCATTGTAATAAGTTTACCTCTCAAGGACTGCTTGATAGCCAGTGAAGATAAAGGCTGATTTGCCTCAATTAATCGCCACTGTAATGAGAGTAAATACTTTCCATATATGTTTTGGCAATATTAGATTCTAGTAAGACTGGGATGGCAAGAAGTCTCATGATTAGTGATCTCACATGGAATTTTGACTGCTCCCTTACATACATGTCTAAGCTTGTTTATCCTATATTATTAACTGTAATGTTTTTTTTACATAACATAACAtaccttttctctcttctttttctgatCTTGCAGACACCATGTGGTCATAATTTCTGTTTAAAATGCTTCCAAAAGTGGGTTGGTCAAGGTAAACTCACATGCGCAAAGTGCCGTTCTCCTATCCCATCTAAGATGGCAATGCAACCAAGAATCAACTCAGCACTTGTTGTGGCTATTCGTATGGCAAAGACTGCAAAGTCAACCAGTGGTGTCTCGTCACCTGTGTATCATTTCATTCGAAATGAAAACAGACCTGAAAAGGCATTTACTACTGAGAGAGCTAAGAAGGCTGGCAAAGCAAATGCATGcagtgggcagatctttgttaccaTTCCTCCTGACCATTTTGGTCCCATACTTTCTGAATACGACCCAAAAAGACATCAAGGTGTTTTGGTTGGTGAAACATGGGAAGATCGAATGGAGTGCAGACAATGGGGTGTTCATTTACCACACGTGGCAGGGATTTCTGGGCAGTGTGATTATGGTGCTCAATCTGTTGCACTTTCCGGAGGATATGAGGATGATGAAGATCACGGAGAATGGTTCCTTTATACTGGCAGGTGCTTTCTCTGTGTTCAATTGGCAATACATTCTTGGTCCAAAACATAGTTTTCAAATTTGACTATTTTATATTGGCATTGGTTTTTCTGGATTGGGAAATTTTACTTTCAGAAGTTATTCATTTCACTTGGTGTTAACcaaagtagagaaaaagaaagaatactTGTTCCCCCTCCGTGTTCTCCACTTGCTGCTATTAAGTTGCTGCATTTTCTTATCGCTATGCTGTGGTCACAATTTTTGGATAATTCAAACAATAAACAAACAATATGAATTATTTTTTGTGTCAAATGCCTTTCATATAATACATGTCAAAACATCTATATAACGAATAAGAAAAAGTAATTAGGAAAATTcataatgatattattattatttttgtataaaACCGTTGACCAAATTTGTTCTTAATTCTCATATTGTGAACTATGAGTTAAACTTAATATGCAAGTGCTTTTCGATTTTCCTCCATGACTTGATGTAAAATATGAACAAGCATTGTTTCAGTTTACGAACAAATCCATCACTGATTTTACTCTCAATTGTCTTTTTTTACTTGCAACTTTATACCATATATGTGCTCTTTTGATGTTCTTGTTGCAAGTTGACAGTGGTGGGAGAGATTTAAGTGGAAACAAGCGCACAAACAAGGAGCAGGCCTTTGATCAAAAGTTTGAAAAACTTAATGCAGCGTTAAGAGTTAGTTGCTTGAAAGGATATCCTGTACGAGTGGTGAGGTAAGTGTTGCTGTCCAGGAAATTGCCCTCTTGTATTCTTCTGTTGCTCATGTTTTGTGAATTCACATGAGCATTATTTCCGAAGAATTTGGTTTTACATAGATTATTTTGTTAATGGGTTTGTTTGAATGTCACATCTTTACTGGTTAATTCTGTACTTCCAAATATTTGGTTGGATCAGGGTGGTGTAAGAATGTGGTCATAGAATAGGGTAGTTAATTTAAATCTATAAGATTGTACTACTAGTCTGCTAGATGCAATTCTCAATTTATTCATTGACTTCATATTTTCTTTCTGGGAAGGTCTCACAAGGAGAAGCGCTCATCATATGCTCCTGAAACTGGTGTACGTTATGATGGGATATACAGGATTGAGAAATGTTGGCGAAAAGTTGGGATTCAAGTATACGTTTACTTCATATTAGCACACTGTATTTTCTTAGCATTAGTATTTGTTTTGTTGAGCTAGTAGAGGCAACTATTCTACAGTTGATAGTGTTCATGTTTTCATAGGGCTTCAAGGTCTGTAGATATCTTTTTGTTCGATGTGATAATGAGCCAGCACCATGGACCAGGTTCTGCATTGTTTTACgcatacactatcagtgtcataaTTTCATGTGCTAGAATTTTCTCCTTTAAACTGAAAATCATTGTATTTGGAATTTAGTGACGAACACGGTGATCGCCCTCGGCCTTTGCCAGTCATTAAAGAGCTAAAAAATGCAACGGATGCTGCTGTAAGGAAGGAAACTCCGGCATGGGattatgatgtatgagtttgttcTCTTTTTCACCTTTACATTCTCTGGCAGTGAACTTGGTTTGATTGATTATTGACTCCCTGCCTATCACTCCCGTTCAATTCCTATTTCAGGAATAAGTCATGAGATGTGTTTTAACTTGCATGtgtcaatttttttttgttttcttaaaaaaaaagcaAGTAGTAATTCTTGTATTTTACTTAAGTATAAATTATGGAGCTGCTTGAATTTATTCTCAATGGTGCCTACTGCCTTAACAGGAGGAACATGGCTGGAAATGGATGAAGCCTCCACCAATTAGTAGAAAGCCTATATTCAGTGGTGATGAAAGAAAATCTGCCAAGAGGGCTGTAAAGCATGTCCAGAATATGTCCGTAAGGGAGAGGCTCTTGAAAGGTCTGCAAATTTCAGAAAGTGTTGCTTATATATTGGTCTCATTTATTGTACTTAGAGCAGTTCCTTTGAACTTGCAGAATTTAGCTGTCTTGTGTGCCGGAAAGTAATGACTCTGCCACTGACTACTCCTTGCGGTCACAATTTCTGTAAGTCTTGCTTGCTTGGAGCATATGCTGATAAGTCCTTTGTCCGTGAAAGGACCCGTGAAGGCGGTCGTTCCCTTCGAGCACAGAAAATTGTTAAAAAATGTCCATCTTGTCCGATCGATATATCTGACTTTTTACAAAATCCCCAGGTAACTTAGTCAACCATAAGCAATTATGTATTGCTGCATAATAAAAAATATGCAAGAATCTCAATTGCTGAAAATTATGTTTGCTCCAGGTCAACAGGGAGTTAATGGATCTAATAGAGTCACTTCAAAAGAAGACTGCAGAAGAGCAGCAAAGTGAGGAGAGCAGTGACATACTAGAGAAGTCCAGCGAGGATGAATCTGATGCTATGGAGGAAAAGTTTCCGAGCGAAGGTGGGAGCAACAATGTAGAGAAAGCAACTGGGAGCGCAGAAGGCAGGGACAGTGTGGAAGAAAACAATCTTGAATCTATAGATGGTGACTCAGATGTTAATGTTGCCAATTCTGAATCTGAGGAAGCAGGTCTGAGAAATGCAAATGCAGTTAACGAGGCAAGTGGAACAAACTCTCGGTCTTCATGCAAACGAAAAAATGCTGTTTCTCGGTCATCAGGTGT
This genomic stretch from Musa acuminata AAA Group cultivar baxijiao chromosome BXJ3-9, Cavendish_Baxijiao_AAA, whole genome shotgun sequence harbors:
- the LOC135649464 gene encoding E3 ubiquitin-protein ligase ORTHRUS 2-like: MTIDLPCDGDGICMVCKAAPPEAEMVHCCTCASPWHAQCLSKPPESMAVVARWQCPDCDAPEEGFVSAPAAAPSGGNAELIAGIRAIEADGLLTEAEKARRRQALLGGGVAAAQVDDEEESKKKKGKASDDVLELLDEKFNCAFCMQLPERPVTTPCGHNFCLKCFQKWVGQGKLTCAKCRSPIPSKMAMQPRINSALVVAIRMAKTAKSTSGVSSPVYHFIRNENRPEKAFTTERAKKAGKANACSGQIFVTIPPDHFGPILSEYDPKRHQGVLVGETWEDRMECRQWGVHLPHVAGISGQCDYGAQSVALSGGYEDDEDHGEWFLYTGSGGRDLSGNKRTNKEQAFDQKFEKLNAALRVSCLKGYPVRVVRSHKEKRSSYAPETGVRYDGIYRIEKCWRKVGIQGFKVCRYLFVRCDNEPAPWTSDEHGDRPRPLPVIKELKNATDAAVRKETPAWDYDEEHGWKWMKPPPISRKPIFSGDERKSAKRAVKHVQNMSVRERLLKEFSCLVCRKVMTLPLTTPCGHNFCKSCLLGAYADKSFVRERTREGGRSLRAQKIVKKCPSCPIDISDFLQNPQVNRELMDLIESLQKKTAEEQQSEESSDILEKSSEDESDAMEEKFPSEGGSNNVEKATGSAEGRDSVEENNLESIDGDSDVNVANSESEEAGLRNANAVNEASGTNSRSSCKRKNAVSRSSGVKKAQNEEATAMDSESFNAEKSDAVGKVKVDNLSSEMEQDIKEHVPGQVSEAKGFAYRKQSSPAPKRARKGK